The Parabacteroides timonensis sequence ACCGGGATCGACGGGCACCATCCCTGATAAGAGAACACCCTCACGGTACGGATCTTGCCCAGTTGTCCGCTATGCACGAAAGCCATCGCATCCTGCCAGTGCGGATCGCTGCGCTGCCATTGGCCTACTTGTACCACACGGTTGTATTTTTCGGCGGCACGTACCATGATGTTACATTCTTCGATACTGTTGCCCAGCGGCTTCTCGCAGTATACATCTTTCCCAGCTTCACAGGCGGCTACCATCTGAAGGCAGTGCCAATGGTCGGGCGTACCTACGATAACGACGTCTACATCTTTGTTGTCGATCAGCTTCCGCCAGTCTTTGTAGAGGTGTTTTACCTTCTTTCCGGTCAGTTTCTGCGTCTCGGCAGCCCTGTCGTTTAACACTTTTTCATCAATATCGGCCAGTGCGATACATTCTACTTCCGGGTTACGGAGGAAGGCCTGTAAATCTGAAAAGCCCATCCCCTTGCAACCGATCAGGCCGACACGGATTTTGTCGTTGGCACCCACCGGATTACCTCCAGCTTTAATAAAAAAAGGGTTCATAGAAAGTCCGGCTCCCAGAATAGCTGCCTGCCGGATAAAATCTCTGCGTGTTGTCATGGTCTATATGAGTTAATAGTAAAGATACACAATTGTTAGTTAGACACCAAAAGTAAGAATAAAGCCCGGTATCCCCCAATAAAATATGTAATAAATATATAATGTAGTGTACAAATCCGAAAAAGGGAAGTAAATTTGCACCTGCTCTCGGCGAAGAGCGATGTATAGAGTATTCACCCAAAAAGAAACAAAATGAAGCTGACACGCTTATTGACCTGTCTTTTTTTAAGTACAATAGGGTTTTCCTGTATCCAGGACGAGGCTCCAAATGCGGAGGCCGATATCAACATCCTTACCCTCCCGGGTAGCGAGGATGATATTCTGGACATAGATTATGAAAATGATGCGATTGTAATTTGGGCCACTCCGGGTATAAACCTGGAGAGTGTTGCTCCCGAATTTACATTGACGGAAGGTGCTACAATCAATCCGGAAAGTGGAACGGTTCGCGACTTCACCACACCTAAGACGTATGAAGTAACCTCGCAGGACGGCAACTGGAAGAAACGGTATGAGATTTCTTTCATCATGGCCGATATTCCTACCAAGTTTGATTTTGAAAATGTAAGACAAAAAGATAAATATCAGGTATTTTACGAAGTGGATGGAAACGGTAAGCCTTGTATGACCTGGGCTAGCGGTAATCCGGGATTTGCCCTGACCGGTGTCGGTAAGGGACCGGAAGATTATCCGACTATGTCTGATCCCAACGGGATTAGCGGTAAATGTCTGAAACTGGTAACTCGTTCGACCGGCTTTTTCGGTGAGGGGGTAGGTATGCCTATTGCTGCCGGAAACTTGTTCTT is a genomic window containing:
- a CDS encoding PCMD domain-containing protein, whose protein sequence is MKLTRLLTCLFLSTIGFSCIQDEAPNAEADINILTLPGSEDDILDIDYENDAIVIWATPGINLESVAPEFTLTEGATINPESGTVRDFTTPKTYEVTSQDGNWKKRYEISFIMADIPTKFDFENVRQKDKYQVFYEVDGNGKPCMTWASGNPGFALTGVGKGPEDYPTMSDPNGISGKCLKLVTRSTGFFGEGVGMPIAAGNLFLGTFDTSNALTNALKATRFGFPFAYEPVALKGYYKYKAGDVFTNGTVPVPGTKDECDIYAIFYETDDNVKRLDGTNQFTHPNLISIARIDNQKETNEWVEFNIPFKMQPGKTIDNNKLKNKKYNVAIVFSSSLEGDHFNGAVGSTLYIDNVELEYKAN